One genomic window of Candidatus Didemnitutus sp. includes the following:
- a CDS encoding beta-lactamase family protein, translating into MRLAVSLMLAFTSSVLAVAATSRAPIAEAIGRAMAAGKLPGAVLWMEQGAERTHWAQGDRALVPHREVMTEDTIFDAASLTKVVATAPSVMLLIERGRVKLDAPVREYLPEFAAANVTVRHLLTHTSGLPAEIPRDAATPDWRGYEEGVRRACACMPDPAPGTSFRYSDVNFILLGEIVRRVSGRTLDVFAREEIFVPLGMKDTEFRPAPELRARIAPTERDESGAMPRGIVHDPTSRRMGGVAGHAGLFTTAADLARYARVMLRGDVDGVRLLKPETLHLMQSTQSPATVPERRGLGWDIDTKYSRPRGRFFPLGSFGHTGFTGTAVWIDPSSDAFYVFLSSRLHPDGKGNVRDLYEEVGTEVGRLVLAERPAEKVK; encoded by the coding sequence ATGCGCCTCGCCGTTTCCCTGATGCTTGCGTTCACGTCGTCTGTGCTCGCGGTGGCGGCGACAAGTAGAGCTCCGATCGCGGAGGCGATCGGACGGGCGATGGCGGCCGGCAAATTGCCGGGTGCGGTGTTGTGGATGGAGCAAGGCGCCGAGCGAACGCACTGGGCGCAGGGCGACCGCGCGCTCGTCCCGCACCGCGAGGTGATGACGGAGGACACGATCTTCGATGCGGCATCGCTGACGAAGGTGGTCGCGACCGCACCGTCTGTGATGCTGCTGATCGAGCGCGGGCGGGTGAAACTCGACGCGCCGGTGCGGGAATACCTGCCGGAGTTTGCGGCTGCGAACGTGACGGTGCGGCATCTGCTCACGCACACGTCGGGCTTGCCGGCGGAAATCCCGCGCGACGCTGCCACGCCGGACTGGCGCGGCTACGAGGAGGGCGTCCGGCGCGCTTGTGCCTGCATGCCCGATCCGGCGCCTGGGACGAGTTTCCGCTACAGCGACGTGAATTTCATCCTGCTCGGTGAAATTGTTCGCCGGGTCAGCGGACGGACGTTGGACGTATTCGCGCGCGAGGAGATTTTCGTTCCGCTCGGCATGAAGGATACGGAATTCCGGCCTGCGCCTGAGTTGCGCGCGCGCATCGCGCCGACGGAGCGTGACGAGAGCGGAGCGATGCCGCGTGGCATCGTGCACGATCCGACATCGCGACGCATGGGCGGCGTGGCGGGGCACGCGGGGTTGTTCACGACGGCGGCCGATCTCGCGCGCTATGCGCGGGTGATGCTGCGCGGTGATGTGGACGGCGTGCGGTTGCTGAAACCCGAGACGCTGCACCTGATGCAGAGCACGCAGAGCCCGGCGACGGTGCCGGAGCGCCGCGGGCTGGGGTGGGACATCGATACGAAATACAGCCGGCCGCGCGGGCGTTTTTTCCCGCTCGGTTCGTTCGGGCACACGGGGTTCACCGGCACGGCCGTGTGGATCGACCCGTCGAGCGACGCGTTCTACGTTTTCCTGTCCTCGCGCCTTCATCCTGACGGCAAGGGCAACGTCCGTGACCTGTATGAAGAGGTTGGGACCGAGGTCGGGCGGCTGGTGCTGGCGGAGCGTCCGGCGGAGAAAGTGAAGTAG